The Nitrospira sp. sequence TGAGATCCGACCTCGGCACCTCAAACTCCCCTTGAACGACAAATTGCTCCCCGAGCGCCTTTCCCGAGATCTTGTTGAGATTGGCACGTGAAACCAGCAACGTGTTTTCCGCTCGCGCCAGATCCTTATCGGCCTTTTGCAGTTCCACCGTCGCTTTGACGAGCTCGAATTTCGGCGATTCCTTCGTCTCAACCCGGACCCGAATGAGCTCGACAAATTCCTCGACGGTCCTGAGATTCTCTTTGGCCAACTGCACATCTTGCTGGGCAAACAGCAATTGATAGAATGCGGCCTTGACCTCCGCCGAGACGGCCACTTTGGCCTCTTCTATTCCGGCGAGCGCGCCGGAGAGTCCTGCATCAGCGGCTCGTTGCCGAGCCATCCGCTTTCCCGGCCATTCCAGCGGCTGCTCGACCGTGATCGTCCGTTCCGCAATCGAGACGCCGGTACGCGGATCTCGAATCGAACCCCGGCCGGCCGCGCCGCTCACGGTAGGATTGAGATACGCACCGGCCGCGATCTGTCTGCCTTGACTTTCTTCCAGCGCCGCCGCTACCCCGGTCATCGCCGGGCTGTGCTTGAGCGCGAGGGCCAGGATTTCGGACAGTGAATAGGGTGTGGGACGGGAGTCGTCCGCTCTCGCGTGGCCACTCAAGGCGTGAAGGAGGCAATAGACGACGAACGCAATGGCGATCCTATGCAGAATCATAGCGAGTCTCCTCGATAGACACCTGCTCCCGGTGGCTCCTGAGAGACGGATCCACCATCCGGTGTCTATAACGGCACGATGTGGTGTGAACGAGTACGGGGCTTAGACGAAGAGACTGGGCGGCGCACGAGAGGAAATCGCATCAACAAAAGGCATCGGCGGTAAGACGATGCCAGGACTTTTCTGCATCCGGACATACTGCTGTGCACCTAGTGCTACGACAGTCGAAGAACCGAGAACCGGCACCCAAAATGGCTTGAGCGATTTTCGATCGGTTGAATCGCTCAGGAGCGACAAGCTGAACTCCGTATGCCTGTCGCCTACGTGCGAGAGCTGTGCAAACTGGCCGACACCTTCCTGTGCGGATTCTTCGATTCGATCGACTTGCCGGTGGCCGTCGTACTCGCAGTCGAGGTCCGGCGACCACGCCATGTGAACCGTCCCGCCGTGGACATGTCCTTTTACTCCATGCTGATGATCCGCTTCGGGATGAACATGGAACAAAGGCGCTGCAAGCATCCAAAGCGATGCCCAGACGAGGACAGCCACTCGACACCAAGAATATGCTCGACGCCTTGGTCGCATTTCAGATCAGCGTAGCACGAATCTCCAGGACCATCAATCGCATGCCCTCCTCGTTCCGCCCAACGCTTCAGCAGGTTTTACCTGGTGCAAGCAAGTGTGCCGGCTAAAACCACATTCGCAACCCAACCACGAATCGGATCTGGCTCGGATCTCCGCCCTGTTGGCGCACCAGCGTGGCGGTCTCACCGAAGCTTCGGTCGAATGACATGCCGATATAGGGAGCGAACTTACGACGAATTTCGTAGCGCAGGCGAATGCCGAATTCCAGATTGTTCAGCCCCGAACCGGTCGTAAATTCTTCGACCCGTTGGATAGCCAGGTTCGTTTGGAACCGACCTTGCAGAATAAGCCGTTGCGTAAGCAAAAAATCTTTGGTGTAGGAAAGGCGGGCCGAAACGGCTCCGCTCTGATCGATGAATAAAGCCGATTCAAACTCATAGTTATACGGCACCAGGCCTTGAAGGCCGATCACTCCCAGTCCACGCGCCACATTGCCGCCACGGAACGATTGTGTTTCCATTCTACCGCCGACTTGAATGTCGTAGTTCTTCCCGATGAAGTGTCCATAGAGCAGTTGGAAATCTACGTCGTAGTCCGCTTTGAATGCGGTATCCTGCTGTCCTTCACTCTTGAACCAGAGACGGTGGTAATCCCCGCCGTACCAACCTTCGACATCCCAGCGGTAATCACTGTTACTTCCGTTTCCGCCGGTGCTCGAGCGATATTCGAGGACGTCGACGAGGGTGAACAGTCGGCGTTCCCGATCGTTCACGGGGCTAGGCCAATCCTGTCGTAGTGCATAGATTGTCTGTGGCCGGCCTTGCTCCGGTAGAGGCTCGACGATTGGAGGGTGGCCTGAGGCGGGAGCCCTGTCATCTGGTGCGGTTTCTCCCAAGGCGATTGTCACGCTAAGCGCTGCACCCAACGTGCAGACCGCCAGCGTCACACAACAGTTCCGGAGAGGCAAATTCACCGGCGCATTCCCGCTTATGATGTAGCGACCTCGACGATGCGAAACATACCCGCTTCCATGTGCAGGAGGAGATGGCAGTGAAAAGCCCACGGCCCAGGGGCATCGGCGCTGATCAGGACGGACAGCCGTTCAGCTGGTTTGACGACTACCGTATGTTTTCTTGGAAGATATGCGCCTGAGCCATTTTCCAGGTGCATCCACATTCCGTGCAAGTGGAGCGGATGCTCCATCATTGTGTCGTTGACGAACGTGAGCCGAAGGCGCTCGCCCGAGCGCACACGAATCGGCTCCGGCGCATCCGAATACTTTTTGCCATCGAACGACCACATGTAACGTTGCATATGGCCGGTAAGATGGATCTCGATCTCCCGCTCCGGCGCTCGTTCGTCTTGATAGGCAACGAGGCTTTTCAAGTCGGTGTAAAGCAACACGCGCCTGGAGTTCTGATCCAACCCTCTGCCCGGTTCGTGCATCCGATTTTTGGAATACTCCGCGACTGTTTGATTGCCGGTGCCATGATGATCAGGGCCGTGCTTGACCGGCGTAGTGCCCGGGATAGGGGAACTGCGCGGAAAGGCCATCTCCTTACCTGGCCTCGTATGTCTTGCCTGTCCATGCGTGAGGCCATGATCTGCTACGCTGTCATGGGACGGTGTGGTATCTGACCCCTCCATAGCATGGCCGGTGTGGCCATTGCCATGATCCGTCATCCCCATATCTTCCATAGTTCGAAGCGGACGGGTCCGCCGCTCAGGAATTTCTCCTTCCATGCCGGTCCTGGGAGCGAGGGTTCCACGAGCGTACCCGCTCCGGTCCATGGTTTCGGCAAAGATTGTATGCGCACGATCCTCATTGGGCTGGACGATGACGTCATATGTTTCTGCAGGCCCAAAGCGAAACTCCTCGACCCTGACCGGCTGGACATTCTGACCATCGGCCTGTACCACCGTCATGGTCAATCCAGGGATGCGCACATCATAAAACGTCATCGCGGCAGCATTGATGAAGCGCAACCGCACTCGCTCTCCCGGTCGAACAATCCCGGTCCAGTTACCGGCAGGCGGCAGACCGTTCATCAGGAACGTGAAGGCGGATCCCGTCACATCGGCGAAGTCTGTTGGGTCCATCCGCATCTGGTCCCACATCAGATAGCTCTGCATGGCCGGCCACAGTCCCCAGCGCGCTGCGTCTGAGAGAAACTCCCGACCGTCACGTTTCTGGAAGTTGTAGTAGCCCGATAATTTCTTGAGGTTATTGAATATGACTTCGGATGATTCAAAGCTCCACTCCGAGAGCATCACGACATACTCCCGGTCATACTGAAACGGTTCCGGTTCGATGGGGTCTAGAATCAGCGGTGCGTACATACCTTGCAACTCTTGGCCACCGGAGTGGCTGTGATACCAGTAGGTGCCGCTTTGTTTGACGGGAAACTGATAGGTGAAGGTCGTTCCGGATTCAATGCCGCCGAAGCTGACGCCCGGCACTCCGTCCATGTGGGAAGGCAAGAGTAATCCATGCCAGTGAATCGAGGAAGTTTCCTTCAACTGATTCCTGACGCGCAGTGTTACCTCTTGCCCTTCTTTCAAACGGATGAGCGGACCTGGGATCGTCCCGTTGATCGTCATCGCCACGCCGGTCCTCCCCTCCAGCGTAACGACTGCCTCACTAATAGTGAGGTCGATAACGGATCCGCTCAGTATCGAGGCTTGTGCACCTCGCTGGGTCATAGGGACGGGCGGGGCAGAAGCACACCCGGGGATCAACCGTAGCATTGCGACCGATAGCCCAAACTCCCCCAGACGCTTCAAAAGGAAGCGTCTCGAAATCAGTTCATCACTCATCGCCGTAATCCAGGAGAGCCCTACACTTAGGAGAATGCTATAAGGCCAGCTTACGCAGACGGAGCGCGTTCGCGATGACCGACACGGAACTGAACGTCATTGCGGCGCTTGCGATCATTGGGCTCAAGAGAACCCCAACGAACGGATAGAGTATGCCGGCGGCAACGGGTACACCGAGCATATTGTAGATGAACGCAAAGAAGAGATTCTGCCGGATGTTCTGCATCGTCCCCCGGCTCAACCGGCGCGCGCGTGCGATGGCTCGGAGGTCTCCCTTGACCAGGGTAACCCCCGCGCTTTCCATTGCAACGTCAGCTCCCGTCCCCATGGCGATGCCGACCTGCGCCTGTGCCAAGGCCGGCGCATCGTTGATCCCGTCGCCTGCCATGGCCACGACGTGACCTTCCGATTGGAGCCGCTTGATGACCGCCGCCTTTTGCTCGGGCAAGACTTCGGCCTGTACCTCGTCGATCTGGAGCCGACGCGCCACCGCCTCCGCGGTTGTTCGGTTGTCGCCGGTCAGCATCACGAGCCGCAGCCCTTCGCGATGCAACAAAGCGATCGCCTCCGGTGTGGATGACTTGACTGGATCAGCCACGCCCAACATCCCTGCCGGTTTCCCGTCGATTGCGGTGAACATCACCGTCTGGCCCTCCCGCCTGAGCGGTTCAGCCTGGGCCAATAGCGACTCAGTCTCGACGTTCAATTCGTTGAGAAACTGCACCGTGCCCACGGCGACCCTATGATCCTCTACCGTACCCGTAACTCCTTTTCCGGTAACTGAACGAAAATCCTGCGCCTTGGCCGGAACAACACCCTTCTCCCGAGCACCGGACACGATGGCCGCCGCCAAGGGATGCTCGCTGCTTTGCTCCAACCCGGCCGCGAGCCGAAGAAGATCGGCCTCAGTGAAACCAGGCGCCGGAGCGACAGTCAATAAGCGCGGTTTACCTTCCGTCAACGTGCCGGTCTTATCCACAACCAGCACGTCCACCTTCGCCAAGGTTTCCAGTGCCTCCGCGTTACGGATCAGCACACCGGCCGTTGCGCCGCGGCCTGTTCCCACCATGATCGACATGGGCGTCGCGAGTCCCAAGGCACAGGGGCAGGCGATGATCAAGACGGCGACCGCGTTGAGCAGGGCATACGCCATGCGAGGTTCCGGACCATAGAGGGCCCAGACGAGAAACGTGATGGCAGCGACCAAAATCACAATCGGCACGAAATACGCGGCCACGACATCGGCCAACCGTTGAATCGGAGCCCGCGTGCGCTGTGCCTCACTGACCATACGGACGATTTGCGATAGCAGCGTCTCCCGACCGATTCGCTCCGCCCGCATCACGAAGCTGCCTGTTCCATTGACCGTCGCCCCGACGACTTTGTGGCCGGGCTGCTTCTCCACGGGAAGCGATTCACCGGTGACCATGGATTCGTCTACGGCACTGGTCCCTTCTATGACCACGCCATCCACGGGAATTTTTTCGCCAGGCCGGACTCGTAACCAATCACCGATCTGCACTTGCTCCAAGGGAATGTCGTCTTCACGGCTATCGGAGCGGACCACTCGAGCTGTTTTCGGTGCGAGCCCCAACAGCGCCTTGAGCGCACTGCTGGTTCGGCTGCGGGCACGTAGTTCCAACACCTGCCCCAATAGAACCAGGGCTACGATGGCGACCGCCGGCTCGAAATAGACGGCAAGCTCCCCGCCATGGACGCGGAATGAGTCGGGGAACAGTCCAGGCACCAGCGTGGCGGCAACGCTGTACACATAGGCGGCACCGGTGCCGAGACCGATCAGTGTAAACATGTTGAGGTGGCGATTGACGATCGAGGCCCATGCGCGCTCGAACAACGGCCAACCGGTCCAGAGCACAACCGGAGTGGCCAGCACGAACTGGAACCAGACCAAGGCCCTACTCGAAGCAAGTTGTTGCAACGGATGGCCCGGCAACATGTCGGAAATCATCAGCGCGAGAATGGGTGAGCCCAGGATCACGCTCTGCCAAAACCGGCGGCTCATGTCGACCAGTTCAGGATTAACCTCCTCTGCGACCACCGTGCGCGACTCCAACGCCATCCCGCAGATCGGACAGTTGCCGGGCTCGGCTTGCACAATCTCCGGATGCATGGGGCACGTATATTCGGTTCTGGTTGGCCGAACGGTTACGTCGGCCGGCTCCAGCGCCATCCCGCATATGGGACAGGCACCTGGCTTGGTTTCCAAAACCTCGGGGTCCATTGGACAGACGTACTTGGCGCCGGCCTCGGCCTTAATGGGCACCGGCTTTGGAATTCGCTGTTCGGGAGGAGTGAGGTAATACTCAGGATCGGTTTTGAACTTTTCGAGACATCTGGTCGCGCAGAAGTAGTACTTCTTGCCGTGATACTCATATGAGCCTGCCGCCGAAGCCGGCTGAACCGTCATCCCGCACACGGGATCGATTTCACCCTGCGGAGCCTGACTCATCATGGGAAGCGATTTCCGCGGAGTGGGCGTCGTGATCAGATTCAGCGGTTTTTTGCTGAGCGCTGCTTCGGGATCTGCACGGAATCGTTCCAAGCAAGACACGGCACAGAAATAATAGGTCGTCCCCTTATACTCATAGCGGCCTGCCGCCGTGGCCGGATCGACCCTCATTCCGCAGATCGGGTCGATCTCAGACGCCGCGCGATCGTGCCCAGGCGCATGGGGTCTTAAGATATGCTCGCTCATGCGGTTGCCTTTTGCATGCGTCGTTCCGCAACAGCCGCTCGATGGTCCAATCATGTGTCCGACTCCTTTCATCTTATCCGGTATGGTCCCGTAATGTCCCGTTCAGAATGACAGACGGAGACGGCACCGAAATATTACAGCGGGATCAAGAGATGGGAATAACGCTTTGAAAAAGTGCGGGAAGTCAGGTGGAGGATATAGAAAGAGACTGGATGACTAGCCGCAGACGCAGTTCAGGCAGCCATGCCGACTGCAGATGCCGCAAGCATCCTCGAGAGAGGTACGCAGCGCTTGGCGTGCCCTGTGCAAACGAACCGTGAGATTGTTCCGCGATATCTTTAACTCCTTTGCGACACGTGCCGGCGATTCGCCATCGAGATCGATGCGTTTGATCAGCTCTGCATAGTTCCCACGAAGACTCGGAAGGAGACCGTGAAGACAGGCACAAGCGGTTGCCTTGACTTCATCCGGTGGCGGTTCCCGATGAGTGCCCAGAACGATCGATTCCTGCAGTAGGGCCTGGTTACGGCGAACCTCAGCTCCCTGGGCACGATAGTAATCGACGATCGTGTGGCGAAGGATGCGGTAGAACCAGGCCAGCACACTTTCCTCGTTGTGTAATGAGCGGTAATGCTCGACGGCTCGGGTGAGACTTTGCTGGAGGATATCTTCCGCGACACCTTGATCGCCGACTCGACTCCGGACAAACTGCTTGAAAGCCGACTCGTGCTCAAGCAGTCGCTCAATGACTCCGCTCTTTCTTGCCTCATCCATCGCAATCACAATTCACCACCACATCACTTCTTCGAGTCTGCTTCGAGAATGCTGCGGATGATCGTGACGACATTCTCGGGAACCATATTGGTGCCATCAACTTTGATATTCCCATCCAGCAGGAGCGACGGCGTAGACGACACTTTGATCCGTTCGCCCCATCGGCGCCCGTCTTCAAACAGCTTGGCAGGCTTTCCGCTTTCCAGCCCGGCTTCGAATGTCTCAATGTCGAGGCCGACCTCTTTGATCAGCAGTGAACGAATTGAACGATCCAGAACACCATCAAGCTTGTCCTTGTGAATAGTGCGAAACAGAACGGCTTTCATGCGGTCTCCCTTGCCCATCAGCTTCGCTTGCTCGTACATGTCAAAAGCGGTAGGAAGCTTCCCAGGAATGACGGGGAACCCGACCATTGTGACTTCGACTTTGTTCCCGAATTCTTTGAGAAGCAAAGGCACTCCTGTTTCCTCGAAGTGATGGCAATGCGGGCAGTAGAAGTCGGCAAACTCAACCACTTTCACTTTGCCCGGCTGGTGAGTCGAGGGTTCGTCATTGAGGACTTCGAACTTGCCCTTCAGCTCCGGCTTGGCGGCTTGCGCACCGAACGGGACAGTGAACAGCCCGATCGCTCCCACCATCACACATGCAAGCTTCCACATCGACGTCGTACGACCGTTCATCTCATACTCCTTTCACAGGTAAGCGTCCGGCGTTCATTATAGCGGATGGAGCCTACACTTGCGCTTTGTTATAATTGCGACATGAGAAGGTCAAGATATGTGTGTGCCGTCTTCGCATTTGCAATCCTTTCCGGCTGTGCCTTGACCGGTAATCAAGGGGATACTCTACCCTCAGGAACGCCTCGGATTAGTTACGCCCAGGTTAAATCGACTCCGGAATCATACGATGGACAACCGGTGACATTCGGAGGAAAAGTGTTGGCTGCGAGGAGGCTCAAGGAGGGGACTAGAATTGAAATCCTGCAATTGCCGCTGACTGCTTCCCTCCAACCGACGATGGATCTCAGCAAGTCCGAAGGCCGTTTTGTAGCCATGCAGAAGGACTTTTTGGATCCTGCGACGGTGCCACCAGGCACGTTTCTCACTGTTACCGGAGAAATGGCCGGCTCGGTCACCTTACCGCTCGACGAAATGCAATACAGCTACCCGGTCGTACGCATCAACAACCTGCGCGTCTGGAACGACAACGAAGATGAAGCACCTCGCATTCGCCCCCATCCCTATATGGGCTACCGCCCTTATTGGGGCCCCTATTGGTCTCCCTACTGGAGTCCCTGGCCTTACTATTGGTAAAACAGGCGGCCTCCTTGGTCGAGTCTCCTCCCACCTCTCTTAACGCCCGATATTTTCCTTCCCGTTGCAGTGCGCACGAACAGGAATACAAGTAGATTGCACTTGGTACGCTAGATTGTATACAATCCGAGGGTCCTGTCTACCGGAATCAGCAAGCCTGAACACCGTCGTACTCTTGATCGATTGGATACTGAAACCATGGGAACATCGAACAGTCGGATGAGAGAACGAGAACGCTCCAACCTTAGCGCATCGATCGTGGCCGCGCTGAAGGAACAAATCATCCATTGGCACTACCCTCCGGAACATCGATTGACCGAGGCCGAACTCTGCAAGGAGTTCGGCGTGAGCCGAAGTCCGGTGCGTGAAGCGCTCCGCATGCTGGCATCCGAAGGATTTGTAAGAAAATTGCCGAATCGGGCCTATGTCGTCCGACAGTACAGTCTCGGTGAGATCGAGGAGCTCTACGAGCTTCGCTTGGCGTTGGAACTCTATACCGTCGAACGCTTAGCGACAAAAGGTCCACTCCACAGAAACGATCAGGAGGATATCAACAAACTCAAGAACACATGGACCGAGTTGTTGAACGGATCCGCCAAGAAGGCCGATGAACTCGCCAGACTGGACACTCTGTTTCACGAGACACTCGCCCATGCCTTGGGAAACAAGCCTCTCTTGCAGCACCTCCGCACTATCAATGAGCGGTTGATGCTTTTTCGGATGATCGATTTCGACAAGTCGGACCGAACGCAAAGCACGTGCCGTCAGCATCTCAGAATCCTGAAATGCATAGGATCCAAGGATCCTCAGGGAGCACGGGCGGCGATGCAACGCAACATCGAGGAAGGACG is a genomic window containing:
- a CDS encoding thioredoxin domain-containing protein, encoding MWKLACVMVGAIGLFTVPFGAQAAKPELKGKFEVLNDEPSTHQPGKVKVVEFADFYCPHCHHFEETGVPLLLKEFGNKVEVTMVGFPVIPGKLPTAFDMYEQAKLMGKGDRMKAVLFRTIHKDKLDGVLDRSIRSLLIKEVGLDIETFEAGLESGKPAKLFEDGRRWGERIKVSSTPSLLLDGNIKVDGTNMVPENVVTIIRSILEADSKK
- a CDS encoding TolC family protein, yielding MILHRIAIAFVVYCLLHALSGHARADDSRPTPYSLSEILALALKHSPAMTGVAAALEESQGRQIAAGAYLNPTVSGAAGRGSIRDPRTGVSIAERTITVEQPLEWPGKRMARQRAADAGLSGALAGIEEAKVAVSAEVKAAFYQLLFAQQDVQLAKENLRTVEEFVELIRVRVETKESPKFELVKATVELQKADKDLARAENTLLVSRANLNKISGKALGEQFVVQGEFEVPRSDLNLRILMEQAMARHPTLRRQEKAVEQAQFALEQERAARMPNVSVIGQYHREAGDESVMAGLSVPVPIWYRRQGEIGTAMGMHHRAQAERTRIQYELEQAVTQSFQEMQTAQRQIQVFEKGLLYQAKEALDIAQFSFRNGVASLLEVIDAQRVHRQTLLEFAQARASYSLALAKLEQAVGGLP
- a CDS encoding sigma-70 family RNA polymerase sigma factor, producing MDEARKSGVIERLLEHESAFKQFVRSRVGDQGVAEDILQQSLTRAVEHYRSLHNEESVLAWFYRILRHTIVDYYRAQGAEVRRNQALLQESIVLGTHREPPPDEVKATACACLHGLLPSLRGNYAELIKRIDLDGESPARVAKELKISRNNLTVRLHRARQALRTSLEDACGICSRHGCLNCVCG
- a CDS encoding copper resistance system multicopper oxidase — encoded protein: MSDELISRRFLLKRLGEFGLSVAMLRLIPGCASAPPVPMTQRGAQASILSGSVIDLTISEAVVTLEGRTGVAMTINGTIPGPLIRLKEGQEVTLRVRNQLKETSSIHWHGLLLPSHMDGVPGVSFGGIESGTTFTYQFPVKQSGTYWYHSHSGGQELQGMYAPLILDPIEPEPFQYDREYVVMLSEWSFESSEVIFNNLKKLSGYYNFQKRDGREFLSDAARWGLWPAMQSYLMWDQMRMDPTDFADVTGSAFTFLMNGLPPAGNWTGIVRPGERVRLRFINAAAMTFYDVRIPGLTMTVVQADGQNVQPVRVEEFRFGPAETYDVIVQPNEDRAHTIFAETMDRSGYARGTLAPRTGMEGEIPERRTRPLRTMEDMGMTDHGNGHTGHAMEGSDTTPSHDSVADHGLTHGQARHTRPGKEMAFPRSSPIPGTTPVKHGPDHHGTGNQTVAEYSKNRMHEPGRGLDQNSRRVLLYTDLKSLVAYQDERAPEREIEIHLTGHMQRYMWSFDGKKYSDAPEPIRVRSGERLRLTFVNDTMMEHPLHLHGMWMHLENGSGAYLPRKHTVVVKPAERLSVLISADAPGPWAFHCHLLLHMEAGMFRIVEVATS
- a CDS encoding copper resistance protein B; the protein is MTIALGETAPDDRAPASGHPPIVEPLPEQGRPQTIYALRQDWPSPVNDRERRLFTLVDVLEYRSSTGGNGSNSDYRWDVEGWYGGDYHRLWFKSEGQQDTAFKADYDVDFQLLYGHFIGKNYDIQVGGRMETQSFRGGNVARGLGVIGLQGLVPYNYEFESALFIDQSGAVSARLSYTKDFLLTQRLILQGRFQTNLAIQRVEEFTTGSGLNNLEFGIRLRYEIRRKFAPYIGMSFDRSFGETATLVRQQGGDPSQIRFVVGLRMWF
- a CDS encoding heavy metal translocating P-type ATPase, with product MSEHILRPHAPGHDRAASEIDPICGMRVDPATAAGRYEYKGTTYYFCAVSCLERFRADPEAALSKKPLNLITTPTPRKSLPMMSQAPQGEIDPVCGMTVQPASAAGSYEYHGKKYYFCATRCLEKFKTDPEYYLTPPEQRIPKPVPIKAEAGAKYVCPMDPEVLETKPGACPICGMALEPADVTVRPTRTEYTCPMHPEIVQAEPGNCPICGMALESRTVVAEEVNPELVDMSRRFWQSVILGSPILALMISDMLPGHPLQQLASSRALVWFQFVLATPVVLWTGWPLFERAWASIVNRHLNMFTLIGLGTGAAYVYSVAATLVPGLFPDSFRVHGGELAVYFEPAVAIVALVLLGQVLELRARSRTSSALKALLGLAPKTARVVRSDSREDDIPLEQVQIGDWLRVRPGEKIPVDGVVIEGTSAVDESMVTGESLPVEKQPGHKVVGATVNGTGSFVMRAERIGRETLLSQIVRMVSEAQRTRAPIQRLADVVAAYFVPIVILVAAITFLVWALYGPEPRMAYALLNAVAVLIIACPCALGLATPMSIMVGTGRGATAGVLIRNAEALETLAKVDVLVVDKTGTLTEGKPRLLTVAPAPGFTEADLLRLAAGLEQSSEHPLAAAIVSGAREKGVVPAKAQDFRSVTGKGVTGTVEDHRVAVGTVQFLNELNVETESLLAQAEPLRREGQTVMFTAIDGKPAGMLGVADPVKSSTPEAIALLHREGLRLVMLTGDNRTTAEAVARRLQIDEVQAEVLPEQKAAVIKRLQSEGHVVAMAGDGINDAPALAQAQVGIAMGTGADVAMESAGVTLVKGDLRAIARARRLSRGTMQNIRQNLFFAFIYNMLGVPVAAGILYPFVGVLLSPMIASAAMTFSSVSVIANALRLRKLAL
- a CDS encoding Slp family lipoprotein; translated protein: MRRSRYVCAVFAFAILSGCALTGNQGDTLPSGTPRISYAQVKSTPESYDGQPVTFGGKVLAARRLKEGTRIEILQLPLTASLQPTMDLSKSEGRFVAMQKDFLDPATVPPGTFLTVTGEMAGSVTLPLDEMQYSYPVVRINNLRVWNDNEDEAPRIRPHPYMGYRPYWGPYWSPYWSPWPYYW
- a CDS encoding GntR family transcriptional regulator — protein: MGTSNSRMRERERSNLSASIVAALKEQIIHWHYPPEHRLTEAELCKEFGVSRSPVREALRMLASEGFVRKLPNRAYVVRQYSLGEIEELYELRLALELYTVERLATKGPLHRNDQEDINKLKNTWTELLNGSAKKADELARLDTLFHETLAHALGNKPLLQHLRTINERLMLFRMIDFDKSDRTQSTCRQHLRILKCIGSKDPQGARAAMQRNIEEGRNNVHTAIKDALAKAYSLRT